The region TGAACAGTTGCATGATCTGGTTCAAATTTCAGATCGGAATAGGGCTTCTTCACTGTTTCAGAAACAGTTGCTGCGTTATTGGTAAAGCCCGTTTCGCGAACAAAAGGCACCGTGTTGCTATTTGTATTTCCGGGCGCCAGTAAATCTCGGATTGTCAATTGACGAGTAGGACCTTCAATAATTCCCCGTTGCCAGTCAGGGGCTACAATATTGTCCCCTGCATCGCTAATTGATGTGATCGCTGAACGAGGCATGGCAATTCTAGCTGATGAGCGAGCATTGCTTTGCCAACCTTTCTCTTCCAATAAGCTGGCAACTCGCTTACCTGCAGATTGAAACTCTTCTCGCTCCGGTTCTTTACCTGAATTAACCAATTTTTGCTCAGCTTCTTGCAGGCGAGCTTGGAGTTCGCCTTGTTTTGATAGAAGCTCATCAACTTTTGCTCGGGTTTCACCGTGCATTTCACCGACACGTTTTACTTCTTTTTCAGTTGCTTCAGCTTGAGCCTTAATTGCTGCATTAATTTCGCTAAGGCTAGCTTGGAGTTGTACGAACTGCTGTTCAGAATTAGGAGTTGGCATGTTTTAGCCCCTTTATTGTCTCTAAAAGTGAGTTTGCTGCACCCAATGCAGCACTAAGATCTGGTTCAACAACAGCGCTCGGCGTATTGGACAGGTTAGCGCCAGGCGTAACCCCGCCAGCAGCGCTAGGCGTGCTGGGCTTAAAGTTTGAGAAAAGTTCACGGCGTTTAGCTCGCGGCATGCCAGACTTAGCCAATGCAATGTCCATCGCTTTTAACGCATTGGTTTGCTTTGACTCTTCATCATCCGATTCAGAGACTTCACGAGAATCAAGCAATGAGGTCGCAAGCCCAAGCTCGACGCATTTCTTACCTCGAATGTAGGTTTCTTCGTCCATCATTCGGGACATATCTTCTACTGGTTGATCGCTAGTTTCCGCATAGAGATCGGCCATGGTTAAATCAAACTCTTCCATGGTATTTGCAAATTCACGCATGGCGTGTCGATTTCCGCAAACACATGTCCAACAGTTGTGAATCATCAGAAATCCTGTGGCGGCAACTTCTCGCTTATCCCCTGCCATGGCGATAACCGACGCCGCTGATGCGGCGATGCCAATAACTTTCACTGTGATATCTTTTGAATGCTCCCGAAGTCGGTTGTAGATAGCGATACCTTCGAACATGTCACCACCGGGTGAATTGATGTAAACGGTAACCGGCATATCTCCAATACGTCGAAGTGCGGCATCAATGCGATTCACTGTTACCCCTTCCCCAGTCCACCAGTCCTCACCAATGACACCATAAATAGTAATAGTCGTTTCTGGATCTGACGCTTCAGCTCGAATGCTAGGGTTCCACATTTCAAAAGCTTTAGGGCTAATATCGCTGTGGATATTGTTTGAATTAAGCCCCGACTTAGTGAGCCATGATTTCATTTTGATTGGCATAATTAATCCTCGCCATCTTTCAAGAGGTTTAGAAGAGCCGCTCTAACATCATTGGCCGGGGTGTTGCTCCCTAATTGATCAAGCGGTAATAGGTTTGACTGGACGGTTAGCACATCTGCATTGCCACCTTTACGCGGCAGATTTTCTTTAGTGCGGATATCATCTCTTGTATAAACACCGTTTTGCGCCATAGAGCTATAGAAAGATGCTCTTGCAGCGCTATCGGCCTTAAGAAAGCCCTCAAGAGAAAACTCTGAGTAATACTTTCTTCTTTGAATCGAAGTTAATAATCTTTTGTTGACGCATTGCTGAATTTGGTTGGTAAAAGCACTTATACAAAAAGTTAAATACCAGATTTGTTTTTGCTCTAACCCTGTTCCCCAGTTACTGTCCTTCCCTCCGTGACCAATCATGGAAGGGTCTACACCAAACCAGCGGCATATTTCTTCTATGCCAAAAGAACGCGACTCTAATAGTTGAGCATCTGCAGGATTAATTCCTATTTGCTCAGGCTTAACCCCCTGCTCTAACACTGGAGATTTTCCCGCGTTCATTGCTCCAGATACGGTTTCAACGTACTTTCGAAACTCAGCACGCTGATCGGACTTAAGAATTCGGTCAACAAGAAAAGCTGTCGTTGGCATTAACCCGTTCTTAAACGTCCCATTTGCTGCATCTTCTGCAGACATTGCAGCACCAAAAATATTTACTCCGTAGCTGATGGCTGATAACCCAATCCTGCCATCCAAACTGAATGCTGGAATGTGCAACATATTTTTTCTATTGATCTCTCTTAGGCCACCTGCAACGCTTCTGTAAAAATACCGAAGGCGTCCCTTGTCATCAGTTTTGAGTTCAATACGACTGGGAAGTAGGAAATCTAAGGCGATAGGTATTACCCCTCCACGCCCATCCGATGACCAACTTATTTCCGCATAACCATTCCCCCATAACAGCATGGAGGCAACAATAGCCTGCCAAAACTGAAATGCCGTCATATCTTCATTTGGGCTATTGTGAATCACATCGTAAGCACTCAGATCAGTAGCGCTTATTCTTCCGCCATCTTTCGTTTTTTCGTAAACACCGAATGGCAAACCAGCCACTGAAGTGGAGACCAGGCGAACACAAGCCCATACCGCCGATAGCTTCATGGCCCCATTAACACTTACAGGCTTTCCACTATTCGAACTGAACCCAAATACTTGAGTCCAAAAGCTTCCATCACTTAAGCCAAACGACTGACCACTAAAAAATGAGCCAAGAGAAGATGACGGCGAAGTGACAGATCGACTAATAACGTCCAAAAACGATTTATTATTCGCCATTTAATCAGCCTTTTTGTTTGGGTTGTTGTTGGGATGGTTCTTTTAACCCTCTACCTATAATGAGAGCCAGAACGATTAACGCGATCCCACCGGCTAGATATGCATATCCCAACCCCAGCAATATATGAACACCTACCACCAAGCTTGAAAGCCCAACAATAAGAAATGTGAAGTAAAGAACTAATGCATAGATCATACGATTATTGGGTCCATTATTGATTTCATGAAATCTTCATCGTCAGTTTCATCCGGCTTCATAACCTGACCAACAGCCATCATTAAAGTAACGGCTCCGTCAATTTTGTTGTCGTTACCTTGCTTGATCGGCCTAACGACATCGTCATTGCCCGGTAAGTTTTTTCCGATAACGTTACTCATACACCAAGTCATAATTGGATTGCCGTCATGATGAAATCGGCCTGACGCGATTGCTGCCTCTATCTCTTTCATCGGGTCACTCATGTTGGTGTAGTTTTGCGTTATGGTGATGGGCTCTAATCCTTCATCATCAAGCTGATGAGCAAGATAGGTAGCACCAAATGGATCGATAGGGGATGCTTTAATTGGGTTTTCCTGGCTAGCGTGCTTTGCTTCTTCAAGTATTTCTCGATAGTCAGTTTCAGCCCCATCGGTTGCGGTTAAAATACCCATGTTCACCCACGTTTGGTACTTCTCAGCCAACTTTTGGTTGTCGTGGTTAAATACCGTATCTTCTGGCACCCAAAACTTAGGCGCGACACTGTAATAGTGGCGCCTACCGTCGATATCTTTCCAAAATAGGCGCGCCATTGAGTTCAGATCGAGTTTTCTAGCCAAGTCAAATGAGAGAACGGCAGGATAACCTTCAAAACTTTCAAGTTTTAGAGATGTATCTCTGCACCTTTCCCACTGAGCAAGGTTATAAAAGCTACTTTTGGCAGAAACCCAAATACCTAGATGCTTTGTTTTAAATGTATTTGCAAAACGAGGCTGACGAATCGCTCGCTGTTGCTGGCTTACCAAATAGTCAAAGTCTACTGAGACACCCATATTTGGGTTGGCTTTCTTGAGAGCTTCTGGATCTTTCCAGTCGTCGGTATCATCGATAGTCCAAATCCAACCGAACAGCTCATCATTTCTGACAGTGCCTTCAAGCATTTCTATAACTTCTCGGCGCTTGTCGTAGCAAGGGCCTTCGATGTTATATCCAGCCGTCGTGATCGTAAATATTAACCCTTGCTCACGCGCCCCCATACCTGTAAGCATGGTCGTGTAAAGACTATCACTATCATGTTCGTGGTATTCATCGACAATGGCACATGACGGAGAGGCACCGTCGCCAGGGTTACCGATAATCGGCTCAAATCGAGCATCATCAATGGGGCGATTTAAATTGGATGCATTAACTTCAATTCCAGCGGCATCTTTTAGTGCTGGAGTTCTCATAACCATTAGCCTAGCAGGTCTAAACACCTCCCACGCTTGCTTCTCAGTCGTTGCGCCTGAGTAAACTTCGGCACCGTTCTCTCTGTCTTGCACAAAACAGGACAAACCGACACCAGCTGCGATCGCTGACTTTCCATTCTTACGGTTTACTTCCCAGTAAGATTCTCTAAATCGACGGAGCTTGTTCTTTTTTTTCAGCCAGCCAAATGTCATGGCTATGCCAAATTTTTGCCACGGCTCTAGCTCTAGACGGCGACCAGCCCATTTACCTTTGGTATGAGGAAGCATTTCTATAAAGGCAATCCGTCGCTCTGCCTCAGCTTTATCGAACTTATATGGATAGTCTTTACTTCTGGATTTTTTTACATCATCAAAATGGCGCTGACATGCAAGTATGATGTATTTACACGCGGGTATTTTCCCAGCTATGACGTTTCTAGCAAACCTTTCAGCCTGAACGACTGCAGGGAATTTACTCATAGAACGTCCTTAAATGGATTTTCCCCCTCTTTTCCTTTTCCAGAACCTGTGAGTCTTTGACGGCTTGAAGGATCTAGTCCAAGCATGCCACCGAAGGAGGACATTTGTTTTACAGCTTCATTCTTGGCAGTAAGGGCGGGGTTCTTGACCGGACCACCAGTCGCTCCAGTAACAACCAGTCCAAACTTACCTATATTGATTTCACACTCCCTAAACTGATGATAAGCAGTGCAATACACTTCTAAGTTTTGGATGTCTGTCGCACTAAGTATTTTTTCCCTGCAAAGCAAAGGAGCAACCGTCTCCCATAACTCTCTTCCGTACTCACCTATCCAGTCAGGGCAAATAATATTGGTGACCAAACCAAAGTCTGGCTCATTTTTATTGAGAGCTCGCTTTCCGGGGTTGCCTGCAAGCTCCTTTTTAGCCGAAGGCTTTTTTGGCCTTCCAGATCTTCCCGATACACCAGGCATTCAAACCTCACTTTCTGGATTCTGACTGAGTCTTCTCCTTGTGGCATGACTTACAAATCGACTGGAGGTTGTACTCGTCATCAGTACCGCCAGAGGCCTTATTGATAATGTGATCCACCTCTGTTGCAGCAGTGATTTGCCCTTTAGCCAAGCAGGGCTGACAAAGATACTCATCACGACTTAAGATCTTTTCTCTCAGTTTTCTCCAAGAGTAACCGTAACCACGCTTGTTTGAACTGCCATTTTTGAATTGAGTTCGCTTCCAGCCCATGGCGTGCTCTGAATGTTCATCGCAATAACCATTAGCATTTCGATGCAAGGTATTACAACCTTGCAGACGACATTGTTTTTGAATTCGTCTGGGCATTATAAAGTCTGCGGTATTTTCAATTCATCTACAGGCTCTTCATCCTGAAATGCAGAAATCTCATCAACTATTGCGATATTGCTTGAGGCTAAATTGTTAAGTGCCACCGTCTGATTTTTCAGAGCATCGATCAGCTCACCAATCGGTTGGTGAAATTGAATTTCTGACTCAAGCGGACAAATAACGCAAGCGACATTTAAGTCAGCAAGGCCGCGGTTGATTCGATCTTGGATTTCATCCGTCTGTTCAAGAGTTAGAGGAGTTGTCAGTTTTACTATTAGCAATGATTTTTCTTGAACGCTCATAAGCAATCTTGCTCCATTTCTTGATCCATTGTTTGCGACGTTCGCACCCTGAACATTTTGGGAATTTCATTTAGATTTCCTCAACAGTCACTTCACCTTTCAGAACTCTCGAATATACATAATCGGAATTCTTTTTGGTTCGGATTGGTTCCGGGCTGAATCTTACGATGCCTTTTTTTGTGTCGGCATAAAATACATGTGGAATTTCATTTCCGTTCACAAAAACTTTTCTAGGGCCTCTGCCATCCATTGGAGTGTGGATGTGTTCGTTTGTACTTGAGTGTTTCATATCAGAGGCTCACCGGTATATTTTGAATAAACTTTTTTAGCCCTAGCCCAACATCCGAGAAAATTTTTCACACCGCAGGTTTGTGGCTCAGCTGCATAGCCAATTGCTGCCTTTTCAAATTCCTTTGCTGTTAGAACAAGTTCATGGTCGTCAGAGAGAGAGTCACGCTGAGCAATTTCCATCATTCTCTGTGCCAATTGGGTTTCCATTGCCGACCTCAAGTTGTGCAAAAAGTTATTCACATAAGTGAGCTAATCATTTCTTATCAGAAAAATGAGCAGCCAAAACACTCCGGATTTAAATTTCATTTTTCGCGGGTATAAAAATATACTGGAGGGCGCGGTGTACACTCAAATGTACACAAGGTTTTGACCCGCCCTCCCCATATTTAATCCACAATCAAAACAACACGTAAGTTATTGTTTAATAATGTTTTTCACCAAAGAAAGGCCAAAGAAATAATACTTATCCACACTTTGACATTCTTTGAAAGTTGTGAATGATTTTGCGGGCTAGTTTGATTAGATTATCCCGTCAAAACGAGTGATTTATTCAAATTCAATAGAGCTAATTTGCACTTTATTTGATGTTTGATCGCCAGACTGAATCGTCATAGATTGGAAAGAAATGCTCTTTACCGTTACGCCTGCTTTGTCTTGCACGCGCTGAGCAAGTCGGTTTACTTCATTGATCAACATCTGTTGTTGAGAGGCCTTGCTGGCCGCTAAGTCTTGGTCTGCCATGTAATCACCTTAAACATTGAGTTTTAATATAGTCCTGCAGATAAATAACCTGCTGGTTAACCTCAGCCATCATTTGTCTGAGGTGTATATAATCTTCTCTAGCTGAGCTGCTAAGTCGGGCGGGGCTTTCATGCTCCATGCCTCCGGAGCTGGTGGAGCTAGACATTGAGACTGGACACTCGGCTTTGACGAGCAACCTGTCAGAGCTAGAGCGCAACCTATCGTTAAGACGATCGATTTCTTTCTTTGCGGCAGTAAGTTGCTCACTGTTCTTTATCCCAAGAGTATTGAAGGATTCAATCCGCTCTTTCTGCTCAACTATGGTGAGCAATAGCGAATCCCTTTGCTTTGTTACATTGTCACGCTCAAGCTCAGCAAGTAACCGGCCTTTACGTTCTACAGCGTAAAGCGCAGACAAGGTAACAATTAATAGGAAAATCAAACCGACACTCAAGACCTTCAGGGAGGACGATAGCTGCATATGTCTTCTTCCACCTTTCTTCTACTAACCAGGCCATTCCACTTCTTGCCTCCAGCGTATACCCATCGCTTAAGCTCTAAGCACGCGCCATTAATATCGGAGGCATTCAGCTTTCTTAGGAGGGTGGAATGAGTAAAGGCTCCAGTACCAACATTATAAGCAAACGAATAAAGTGCAGCCCTCGTGTGCTCAGGTATGTCTACCAGAATTACAGGATCGACTTGAGCCTTGACCCTTTCCAAGTCTTTCTTTAAAAGATCGTCACACTCTTGTGGAGAGTACGTTTTACTTTCAATGATGTCTGGTCCTGTATGACCATGACAAACAGTTGGAACACCAGCGACGTCGTAATAGACCTTATTCTCTGAGCCCTCAAAGGGAACAATCATTACGGTTGCCATAGCCAAAGCGCTAGCTCCAGCCGCAATCATTCGAGATATAGCGCTCTTCATTAACTTTTGTTCTCAGGAAAGTTGGCCTTGAATGTTTTCTTTTGCCAGTAATTATTAATGAACGCAGTTAATAGCATGCCAACAAGAGCAATAATAACCATATACGCGTCAGTAGATACCGAACCGAACACACCAATCATCGTGTTCCAGAAGTAAGACAGAGAGCTGGAAACTTTTTCATTCATACGCATACCCACCCCCTAAGGATGGACCTTATTCGAGCTGGATAAACAGGAGAGAATTTGAGGCACAAAAAAACCGCCGAGTGGCGGTTTATGTTGTTCAGGCGTAATAACCCAAACTAGGAATTCATAGTATAATTTGACATCATTTTGTTTTCAAGCTCTTCTTTAAACAATTTCTGAGCATACTTGTCATAGTTAATGAGAATGGTTCTAGCAATCTCTATATGTTCCTGCCATCGTGACCAGTTGGCCTGATAATAACGCTTTCTCTTTTTCTTGAACGCATCGCTGTATTCTCCTTTCAGTATGCAATCATCATCCACCAGCATTGATATTAAAGACTCTCTCTTCACAGCTGATGAATAATAGATATCACCGTTTACATTATCCACCTTAGCACCTGAAGCCTGCTCAAGAGCAAAAGCACTAGCTATAAGCGGTAGTATTACCCTGAATTTTGAACCGGTTCGTTCTTGAACGACAACTCCTTTCGCCAACCAAGCAAAGGCCCAGTCATTAAGTGCAGTGGTTAGGAACCGCTCTCGATTTCTAGTATCATTCCAACCTGGTGATGCATATGCAAATAGCATCCAATCTTCTAAATGCTTAAACTTCTTTCCGATGCATTCAATGACGGCAAGAACCTTTGCTCCATCTAGTTTGGATCCTATCTCTCTATCAGTCGCGCCAAAGCCGCCGCCA is a window of Vibrio porteresiae DSM 19223 DNA encoding:
- a CDS encoding head maturation protease, ClpP-related, which codes for MPIKMKSWLTKSGLNSNNIHSDISPKAFEMWNPSIRAEASDPETTITIYGVIGEDWWTGEGVTVNRIDAALRRIGDMPVTVYINSPGGDMFEGIAIYNRLREHSKDITVKVIGIAASAASVIAMAGDKREVAATGFLMIHNCWTCVCGNRHAMREFANTMEEFDLTMADLYAETSDQPVEDMSRMMDEETYIRGKKCVELGLATSLLDSREVSESDDEESKQTNALKAMDIALAKSGMPRAKRRELFSNFKPSTPSAAGGVTPGANLSNTPSAVVEPDLSAALGAANSLLETIKGLKHANS
- a CDS encoding phage portal protein; the protein is MANNKSFLDVISRSVTSPSSSLGSFFSGQSFGLSDGSFWTQVFGFSSNSGKPVSVNGAMKLSAVWACVRLVSTSVAGLPFGVYEKTKDGGRISATDLSAYDVIHNSPNEDMTAFQFWQAIVASMLLWGNGYAEISWSSDGRGGVIPIALDFLLPSRIELKTDDKGRLRYFYRSVAGGLREINRKNMLHIPAFSLDGRIGLSAISYGVNIFGAAMSAEDAANGTFKNGLMPTTAFLVDRILKSDQRAEFRKYVETVSGAMNAGKSPVLEQGVKPEQIGINPADAQLLESRSFGIEEICRWFGVDPSMIGHGGKDSNWGTGLEQKQIWYLTFCISAFTNQIQQCVNKRLLTSIQRRKYYSEFSLEGFLKADSAARASFYSSMAQNGVYTRDDIRTKENLPRKGGNADVLTVQSNLLPLDQLGSNTPANDVRAALLNLLKDGED
- a CDS encoding terminase large subunit, giving the protein MSKFPAVVQAERFARNVIAGKIPACKYIILACQRHFDDVKKSRSKDYPYKFDKAEAERRIAFIEMLPHTKGKWAGRRLELEPWQKFGIAMTFGWLKKKNKLRRFRESYWEVNRKNGKSAIAAGVGLSCFVQDRENGAEVYSGATTEKQAWEVFRPARLMVMRTPALKDAAGIEVNASNLNRPIDDARFEPIIGNPGDGASPSCAIVDEYHEHDSDSLYTTMLTGMGAREQGLIFTITTAGYNIEGPCYDKRREVIEMLEGTVRNDELFGWIWTIDDTDDWKDPEALKKANPNMGVSVDFDYLVSQQQRAIRQPRFANTFKTKHLGIWVSAKSSFYNLAQWERCRDTSLKLESFEGYPAVLSFDLARKLDLNSMARLFWKDIDGRRHYYSVAPKFWVPEDTVFNHDNQKLAEKYQTWVNMGILTATDGAETDYREILEEAKHASQENPIKASPIDPFGATYLAHQLDDEGLEPITITQNYTNMSDPMKEIEAAIASGRFHHDGNPIMTWCMSNVIGKNLPGNDDVVRPIKQGNDNKIDGAVTLMMAVGQVMKPDETDDEDFMKSIMDPIIV
- a CDS encoding phage terminase small subunit P27 family, yielding MPGVSGRSGRPKKPSAKKELAGNPGKRALNKNEPDFGLVTNIICPDWIGEYGRELWETVAPLLCREKILSATDIQNLEVYCTAYHQFRECEINIGKFGLVVTGATGGPVKNPALTAKNEAVKQMSSFGGMLGLDPSSRQRLTGSGKGKEGENPFKDVL
- a CDS encoding HNH endonuclease → MPRRIQKQCRLQGCNTLHRNANGYCDEHSEHAMGWKRTQFKNGSSNKRGYGYSWRKLREKILSRDEYLCQPCLAKGQITAATEVDHIINKASGGTDDEYNLQSICKSCHKEKTQSESRK
- a CDS encoding lysis protein, which translates into the protein MQLSSSLKVLSVGLIFLLIVTLSALYAVERKGRLLAELERDNVTKQRDSLLLTIVEQKERIESFNTLGIKNSEQLTAAKKEIDRLNDRLRSSSDRLLVKAECPVSMSSSTSSGGMEHESPARLSSSAREDYIHLRQMMAEVNQQVIYLQDYIKTQCLR
- a CDS encoding lysozyme; amino-acid sequence: MATVMIVPFEGSENKVYYDVAGVPTVCHGHTGPDIIESKTYSPQECDDLLKKDLERVKAQVDPVILVDIPEHTRAALYSFAYNVGTGAFTHSTLLRKLNASDINGACLELKRWVYAGGKKWNGLVSRRKVEEDICSYRPP
- a CDS encoding phage holin family protein; the encoded protein is MRMNEKVSSSLSYFWNTMIGVFGSVSTDAYMVIIALVGMLLTAFINNYWQKKTFKANFPENKS